CGGCGAGATCAAACGGCAGCTTGCCCATTTCAATGAAGGTCGCGAAGGCGCAGGCAGCGAAGGCGAGGACCAACGTCAGGCTTTGCGCCGTCGGCCAGGCGTGAATAGCCCCGGCGATATTGCTGATGTGCGTGCTGCCGGCCACCTGTGCGGCAACCCACAGACCAAGCAGCAGGATTGGCTCAACCAGCACGCCGAGCATCGCTTCACGGCTTGCACCAATCCCGGTGAACGGGCTGCCGGTGTCTAACCCGGCGATGGCGAAGAAGAAGCGGGCGATGGCAAACAGGTAAATTAAGGTGATCAGGTCGCCTAAGGACGGCAGCGGCGAGGCAATCGTCACCACCGGCAGCGCGGTGGCGATGGTCAGCATTACGCCTACCATCACGAACGGCATCAGACGGAAGACCCAGCCAGATGCCGCGGGCGCCACGCTCTGGCGCCCCAGCAGCTTGAAGAGATCCCGGTATTCCTGCAGGACGCCGGGGCCGCGGCGGTTATGCAGGCGGGCGCGCGTCACGCGGGTAATCCCGGCCAGCAGCGGCGCGGCAAAAAACAGCGCCAGCGCCTGAATAAGAGCAAATAAAAACGTAGTCATATCAGTTCCTCAGGCCACCATCGCCACCAGTAAGACCGCCAGCTCAACCATCGCCAGGCGGCGGAACGTGCCGGACAGGCACTCGCCCTGCCAGCCGGGCACCCATTTCCCTGGGTTCAGGGTGTGGCGCAGCTTAAGCAGAGGCGCAAACGCCGCTTTTACCGGCTGAGCAAAGCCCGTCGCGGTGATCACCATCGCCTGTTCATGGTCGTAGCCGCAGACCCAAGCCGACCCGCGAGAGCGGTTTGGCAGGCGGTCGCCACGGAAAACGATCATCAAAATAAACGGCAGCAGCGGAGAGGCTAGCAGCAGCAGCGTCACCATCGGCTGAGACACGGCGGTATGCGCCGTTTGCAGCGGCAGCGGAACGGCATGCTGCAGCAAAGGCAGCAGCCACGGGGCGGCAACCCC
This Klebsiella michiganensis DNA region includes the following protein-coding sequences:
- the hycD gene encoding hydrogenase 3 membrane subunit (formate hydrogenlyase subunit 4; HycBCDEFG is part of the formate hydrogenlyase system which is involved in the cleaving of formate to dihydrogen and carbon dioxide), with product MTTFLFALIQALALFFAAPLLAGITRVTRARLHNRRGPGVLQEYRDLFKLLGRQSVAPAASGWVFRLMPFVMVGVMLTIATALPVVTIASPLPSLGDLITLIYLFAIARFFFAIAGLDTGSPFTGIGASREAMLGVLVEPILLLGLWVAAQVAGSTHISNIAGAIHAWPTAQSLTLVLAFAACAFATFIEMGKLPFDLAEAEQELQEGPLSEYSGAGFAVLKWGISLKQLVVLQMFVGVFLPWGQMSTFSWGGMVLALVLAVVKLVVGVLIIALFENSMARLRMLETSAVTWAGFGFAFLAFVSLLAA